Proteins encoded by one window of Panicum virgatum strain AP13 chromosome 7N, P.virgatum_v5, whole genome shotgun sequence:
- the LOC120681926 gene encoding probable potassium transporter 15 isoform X3, with the protein MRGGIFALYSLICRNAKVSLIPNQVHSEKRMSSFRLKLPTPELERSIKVKEKLESSLLLKKLLLGLVLFGTSMFISNGVITPAMSVLSAVSGLKVGIRNTSQDVVVMISVALLVILFSVQRYATSKVGFALGPSLLVWFCCLGGIGIYNLSLFGPTAFMAFNPLYIIYYFGRNPFQAWLSLGGCLLCATGSEAIFSNLCHFPVRYVQYMFMLLVLPCLVLAYLGQAAFLIANPKSSEQVFFSSIPIGVFWPVFLVANLAALIASRTMTVAIFQCLKQSIALGCFPRLKIVHTSRKFMAKIYIPVVNWLLLVSCLGFIVLFRSIYDVGNAYAIAELGVMIMATVYVTIIMLLIWESNIVKVLSFVITFLFLELIFFSSALSSVGDGGWALLIFASVLFMIMFIWNYGSKLKYDSEVKQKLSKDLMRKLGPNLGTIRAPGLGLVCSDIVKGVPAIFGHFLTSLPAIHSIIVFVCIRNVPVPVVPQSERFLFQRVCSRGYHMFRCIARYGYKDKKQEHHSVFERLLIEGLEKFIQREAVELSLQSEDDVDSDEEPPTPVKIITAPNGSLYSLDVPLLADYTPSTEVIPEAICSTPQHDPVLDYAQNLELELAFIKQSKQSGAVYLIDSPIIKARKDSWFFKKLMINYFFAFLRNNCRRAIMLMSIPHSNMMQVRMTSYV; encoded by the exons ATGCGAG GGGGTATATTTGCCTTGTATTCTTTGATTTGTAGAAATGCAAAAGTGAGTCTCATTCCAAACCAAGTACATTCTGAGAAGAGGATGTCAAGTTTTCGACTCAAGCTTCCAACACCAGAACTTGAGAGATCCATAAAAGTAAAAGAGAAACTTGAATCGTCATTGTTGTTAAAGAAGTTGCTCTTAGGCTTAGTGTTGTTTGGGACTTCCATGTTCATATCAAATGGAGTTATCACACCAGCAATGTCAG TGTTGTCTGCTGTCAGTGGCTTGAAAGTTGGGATACGAAATACCTCTCAAG ATGTTGTGGTGATGATTTCAGTTGCACTTCTTGTAATATTGTTTAGTGTACAGAGGTATGCCACTAGCAAAGTGGGGTTTGCACTTGGCCcttctttacttgtatggtttTGTTGTCTTGGAGGTATTGGCATATACAATCTCAGTCTATTTGGGCCAACAGCTTTTATGGCATTTAATCCTCTCTACATCATTTATTATTTTGGGAGGAATCCTTTTCAGGCTTGGCTGTCCCTTGGTGGGTGTCTTTTATGTGCAACAG GATCTGAGGCCATCTTTTCGAATCTTTGTCACTTTCCTGTAAGATATGTTCAG TATATGTTTatgcttcttgttcttccttgcCTTGTCTTGGCATATCTAGGACAAGCTGCTTTTCTTATTGCCAACCCGAAGTCATCTGAGCAGGTCTTCTTTTCATCGATTCCAA TTGGAGTTTTCTGGCCTGTTTTCTTAGTGGCAAATTTGGCTGCACTAATTGCCAGTAGGACAATGACTGTTGCTATATTCCAGTGCCTAAAACAGTCTATAGCACTTGGTTGTTTTCCTCGGCTGAAAATTGTTCATACATCTCGAAAATTTATGGCTAAGATCTACATTCCTGTTGTAAACTGGCTCCTATTGGTTTCCTGCTTGGGATTTATCGTTCTGTTCAGAAGCATATATGATGTTGGCAATGCATATG CTATAGCAGAGCTTGGAGTGATGATAATGGCCACTGTTTATGTTACAATCATCATGCTTCTAATATGGGAGTCCAATATTGTTAAGGTTCTGTCATTTGTTATCACATTCCTCTTCTTGGAGCTGATTTTCTTCTCCTCAGCTCTGAGTAGTGTTGGAGATGGAGGTTGGGCACTGTTGATTTTTGCATCTGTTCTATTCATGATTATGTTTATATGGAACTATGGGAGCAAACTGAAGTATGACAGTGAAGTCAAGCAGAAGCTTTCAAAGGATTTAATGAGAAAATTGGGGCCCAACCTTGGTACCATCAGAGCTCCTGGACTAGGCTTAGTCTGCAGTGATATTGTGAAAGGAGTTCCTGCAATTTTCGGTCATTTTCTGACCTCCCTTCCTGCGATACACTCTATAATAGTGTTTGTCTGTATCAGGAATGTGCCGGTTCCTGTGGTTCCCCAAAGTGAAAGGTTTCTTTTCCAACGTGTATGCTCAAGGGGCTATCACATGTTCCGCTGCATAGCCAG ATACGGGTACAAagacaagaagcaggagcaccaCAGTGTATTTGAGCGTCTCCTAATAGAAGGCCTCGAAAAATTCATACAAAGGGAGGCAGTAGAGTTATCCCTACAAAGCGAAGACGATGTCGACTCTGATGAAGAGCCTCCAACCCCTGTGAAGATCATCACAGCGCCAAATGGCAGCCTCTACTCCCTCGACGTCCCTCTACTGGCAGACTACACGCCTTCAACAGAGGTCATTCCTGAAGCCATCTGCTCAACGCCTCAGCACGATCCTGTACTGGACTACGCACAGAACCTCGAACTGGAGCTGGCATTCATCAAGCAGTCAAAGCAGTCTGGTGCCGTCTATCTCATCGACAGCCCCATCATCAAGGCCAGGAAGGACTCATGGTTCTTCAAGAAGCTGATGATAAACTATTTCTTCGCATTCCTGAGGAACAACTGCCGCCGGGCGATCATGTTGATGAGCATCCCACACTCGAACATGATGCAGGTGCGCATGACTTCTTATGTCTAA
- the LOC120681926 gene encoding probable potassium transporter 15 isoform X1, translated as MASSAASGMRKAPSLEWRWVSTEEDDEEDRGGRGGDAAVGAVGRGGSFESEDEEDAEDEDEREGKKRLIRTVPSVDWFDVEGNEVSVGQQVEDTEEFDFGRTMFLALQTLAVVFGDIGIGPLYTFDVMFNKYPIQGEEDVLGALSLVLYTLILMPLVKYVLVVLWANDDGEGGIFALYSLICRNAKVSLIPNQVHSEKRMSSFRLKLPTPELERSIKVKEKLESSLLLKKLLLGLVLFGTSMFISNGVITPAMSVLSAVSGLKVGIRNTSQDVVVMISVALLVILFSVQRYATSKVGFALGPSLLVWFCCLGGIGIYNLSLFGPTAFMAFNPLYIIYYFGRNPFQAWLSLGGCLLCATGSEAIFSNLCHFPVRYVQYMFMLLVLPCLVLAYLGQAAFLIANPKSSEQVFFSSIPIGVFWPVFLVANLAALIASRTMTVAIFQCLKQSIALGCFPRLKIVHTSRKFMAKIYIPVVNWLLLVSCLGFIVLFRSIYDVGNAYAIAELGVMIMATVYVTIIMLLIWESNIVKVLSFVITFLFLELIFFSSALSSVGDGGWALLIFASVLFMIMFIWNYGSKLKYDSEVKQKLSKDLMRKLGPNLGTIRAPGLGLVCSDIVKGVPAIFGHFLTSLPAIHSIIVFVCIRNVPVPVVPQSERFLFQRVCSRGYHMFRCIARYGYKDKKQEHHSVFERLLIEGLEKFIQREAVELSLQSEDDVDSDEEPPTPVKIITAPNGSLYSLDVPLLADYTPSTEVIPEAICSTPQHDPVLDYAQNLELELAFIKQSKQSGAVYLIDSPIIKARKDSWFFKKLMINYFFAFLRNNCRRAIMLMSIPHSNMMQVRMTSYV; from the exons ATGGCGTCGTCGGCGGCCAGCGGCATGCGGAAGGCGCCGTCGCTGGAGTGGCGCTGGGTGTCcacggaggaggacgacgaggaggaccgcggcgggcgcggtggCGACGCGGCCGTCGGGGCGGTGGGCAGGGGCGGGAGCTTCGAgtcggaggacgaggaggacgccgaggacgaggacgagcggGAGGGGAAGAAGAGGCTGATCCGGACCGTGCCGTCCGTGGACTGGTTCGACGTCGAGGGCAACGAGGTCTCCGTTGGGCAGCAGGTCGAAGACACCGAG GAGTTTGATTTTGGCAGGACAATGTTTCTTGCACTTCAGACTCTTGCTGTGGTGTTTGGGGATATTGGAATTGGTCCATTATATACATTTGATGTCATGTTTAACAAGTACCCTATTCAAGGAGAGGAGGATGTCCTTGGAGCTCTCTCACTTGTTCTGTATACTCTGATTTTGATGCCATTAGTGAAATATGTTCTAGTTGTCCTTTGGGCCAATGATGACGGTGAAG GGGGTATATTTGCCTTGTATTCTTTGATTTGTAGAAATGCAAAAGTGAGTCTCATTCCAAACCAAGTACATTCTGAGAAGAGGATGTCAAGTTTTCGACTCAAGCTTCCAACACCAGAACTTGAGAGATCCATAAAAGTAAAAGAGAAACTTGAATCGTCATTGTTGTTAAAGAAGTTGCTCTTAGGCTTAGTGTTGTTTGGGACTTCCATGTTCATATCAAATGGAGTTATCACACCAGCAATGTCAG TGTTGTCTGCTGTCAGTGGCTTGAAAGTTGGGATACGAAATACCTCTCAAG ATGTTGTGGTGATGATTTCAGTTGCACTTCTTGTAATATTGTTTAGTGTACAGAGGTATGCCACTAGCAAAGTGGGGTTTGCACTTGGCCcttctttacttgtatggtttTGTTGTCTTGGAGGTATTGGCATATACAATCTCAGTCTATTTGGGCCAACAGCTTTTATGGCATTTAATCCTCTCTACATCATTTATTATTTTGGGAGGAATCCTTTTCAGGCTTGGCTGTCCCTTGGTGGGTGTCTTTTATGTGCAACAG GATCTGAGGCCATCTTTTCGAATCTTTGTCACTTTCCTGTAAGATATGTTCAG TATATGTTTatgcttcttgttcttccttgcCTTGTCTTGGCATATCTAGGACAAGCTGCTTTTCTTATTGCCAACCCGAAGTCATCTGAGCAGGTCTTCTTTTCATCGATTCCAA TTGGAGTTTTCTGGCCTGTTTTCTTAGTGGCAAATTTGGCTGCACTAATTGCCAGTAGGACAATGACTGTTGCTATATTCCAGTGCCTAAAACAGTCTATAGCACTTGGTTGTTTTCCTCGGCTGAAAATTGTTCATACATCTCGAAAATTTATGGCTAAGATCTACATTCCTGTTGTAAACTGGCTCCTATTGGTTTCCTGCTTGGGATTTATCGTTCTGTTCAGAAGCATATATGATGTTGGCAATGCATATG CTATAGCAGAGCTTGGAGTGATGATAATGGCCACTGTTTATGTTACAATCATCATGCTTCTAATATGGGAGTCCAATATTGTTAAGGTTCTGTCATTTGTTATCACATTCCTCTTCTTGGAGCTGATTTTCTTCTCCTCAGCTCTGAGTAGTGTTGGAGATGGAGGTTGGGCACTGTTGATTTTTGCATCTGTTCTATTCATGATTATGTTTATATGGAACTATGGGAGCAAACTGAAGTATGACAGTGAAGTCAAGCAGAAGCTTTCAAAGGATTTAATGAGAAAATTGGGGCCCAACCTTGGTACCATCAGAGCTCCTGGACTAGGCTTAGTCTGCAGTGATATTGTGAAAGGAGTTCCTGCAATTTTCGGTCATTTTCTGACCTCCCTTCCTGCGATACACTCTATAATAGTGTTTGTCTGTATCAGGAATGTGCCGGTTCCTGTGGTTCCCCAAAGTGAAAGGTTTCTTTTCCAACGTGTATGCTCAAGGGGCTATCACATGTTCCGCTGCATAGCCAG ATACGGGTACAAagacaagaagcaggagcaccaCAGTGTATTTGAGCGTCTCCTAATAGAAGGCCTCGAAAAATTCATACAAAGGGAGGCAGTAGAGTTATCCCTACAAAGCGAAGACGATGTCGACTCTGATGAAGAGCCTCCAACCCCTGTGAAGATCATCACAGCGCCAAATGGCAGCCTCTACTCCCTCGACGTCCCTCTACTGGCAGACTACACGCCTTCAACAGAGGTCATTCCTGAAGCCATCTGCTCAACGCCTCAGCACGATCCTGTACTGGACTACGCACAGAACCTCGAACTGGAGCTGGCATTCATCAAGCAGTCAAAGCAGTCTGGTGCCGTCTATCTCATCGACAGCCCCATCATCAAGGCCAGGAAGGACTCATGGTTCTTCAAGAAGCTGATGATAAACTATTTCTTCGCATTCCTGAGGAACAACTGCCGCCGGGCGATCATGTTGATGAGCATCCCACACTCGAACATGATGCAGGTGCGCATGACTTCTTATGTCTAA
- the LOC120681926 gene encoding probable potassium transporter 15 isoform X4 — translation MASSAASGMRKAPSLEWRWVSTEEDDEEDRGGRGGDAAVGAVGRGGSFESEDEEDAEDEDEREGKKRLIRTVPSVDWFDVEGNEVSVGQQVEDTEEFDFGRTMFLALQTLAVVFGDIGIGPLYTFDVMFNKYPIQGEEDVLGALSLVLYTLILMPLVKYVLVVLWANDDGEGGIFALYSLICRNAKVSLIPNQVHSEKRMSSFRLKLPTPELERSIKVKEKLESSLLLKKLLLGLVLFGTSMFISNGVITPAMSVLSAVSGLKVGIRNTSQDVVVMISVALLVILFSVQRYATSKVGFALGPSLLVWFCCLGGIGIYNLSLFGPTAFMAFNPLYIIYYFGRNPFQAWLSLGGCLLCATGSEAIFSNLCHFPVRYVQYMFMLLVLPCLVLAYLGQAAFLIANPKSSEQVFFSSIPIGVFWPVFLVANLAALIASRTMTVAIFQCLKQSIALGCFPRLKIVHTSRKFMAKIYIPVVNWLLLVSCLGFIVLFRSIYDVGNAYAIAELGVMIMATVYVTIIMLLIWESNIVKVLSFVITFLFLELIFFSSALSSVGDGGWALLIFASVLFMIMFIWNYGSKLKYDSEVKQKLSKDLMRKLGPNLGTIRAPGLGLVCSDIVKGVPAIFGHFLTSLPAIHSIIVFVCIRNVPVPVVPQSERFLFQRVCSRGYHMFRCIAR, via the exons ATGGCGTCGTCGGCGGCCAGCGGCATGCGGAAGGCGCCGTCGCTGGAGTGGCGCTGGGTGTCcacggaggaggacgacgaggaggaccgcggcgggcgcggtggCGACGCGGCCGTCGGGGCGGTGGGCAGGGGCGGGAGCTTCGAgtcggaggacgaggaggacgccgaggacgaggacgagcggGAGGGGAAGAAGAGGCTGATCCGGACCGTGCCGTCCGTGGACTGGTTCGACGTCGAGGGCAACGAGGTCTCCGTTGGGCAGCAGGTCGAAGACACCGAG GAGTTTGATTTTGGCAGGACAATGTTTCTTGCACTTCAGACTCTTGCTGTGGTGTTTGGGGATATTGGAATTGGTCCATTATATACATTTGATGTCATGTTTAACAAGTACCCTATTCAAGGAGAGGAGGATGTCCTTGGAGCTCTCTCACTTGTTCTGTATACTCTGATTTTGATGCCATTAGTGAAATATGTTCTAGTTGTCCTTTGGGCCAATGATGACGGTGAAG GGGGTATATTTGCCTTGTATTCTTTGATTTGTAGAAATGCAAAAGTGAGTCTCATTCCAAACCAAGTACATTCTGAGAAGAGGATGTCAAGTTTTCGACTCAAGCTTCCAACACCAGAACTTGAGAGATCCATAAAAGTAAAAGAGAAACTTGAATCGTCATTGTTGTTAAAGAAGTTGCTCTTAGGCTTAGTGTTGTTTGGGACTTCCATGTTCATATCAAATGGAGTTATCACACCAGCAATGTCAG TGTTGTCTGCTGTCAGTGGCTTGAAAGTTGGGATACGAAATACCTCTCAAG ATGTTGTGGTGATGATTTCAGTTGCACTTCTTGTAATATTGTTTAGTGTACAGAGGTATGCCACTAGCAAAGTGGGGTTTGCACTTGGCCcttctttacttgtatggtttTGTTGTCTTGGAGGTATTGGCATATACAATCTCAGTCTATTTGGGCCAACAGCTTTTATGGCATTTAATCCTCTCTACATCATTTATTATTTTGGGAGGAATCCTTTTCAGGCTTGGCTGTCCCTTGGTGGGTGTCTTTTATGTGCAACAG GATCTGAGGCCATCTTTTCGAATCTTTGTCACTTTCCTGTAAGATATGTTCAG TATATGTTTatgcttcttgttcttccttgcCTTGTCTTGGCATATCTAGGACAAGCTGCTTTTCTTATTGCCAACCCGAAGTCATCTGAGCAGGTCTTCTTTTCATCGATTCCAA TTGGAGTTTTCTGGCCTGTTTTCTTAGTGGCAAATTTGGCTGCACTAATTGCCAGTAGGACAATGACTGTTGCTATATTCCAGTGCCTAAAACAGTCTATAGCACTTGGTTGTTTTCCTCGGCTGAAAATTGTTCATACATCTCGAAAATTTATGGCTAAGATCTACATTCCTGTTGTAAACTGGCTCCTATTGGTTTCCTGCTTGGGATTTATCGTTCTGTTCAGAAGCATATATGATGTTGGCAATGCATATG CTATAGCAGAGCTTGGAGTGATGATAATGGCCACTGTTTATGTTACAATCATCATGCTTCTAATATGGGAGTCCAATATTGTTAAGGTTCTGTCATTTGTTATCACATTCCTCTTCTTGGAGCTGATTTTCTTCTCCTCAGCTCTGAGTAGTGTTGGAGATGGAGGTTGGGCACTGTTGATTTTTGCATCTGTTCTATTCATGATTATGTTTATATGGAACTATGGGAGCAAACTGAAGTATGACAGTGAAGTCAAGCAGAAGCTTTCAAAGGATTTAATGAGAAAATTGGGGCCCAACCTTGGTACCATCAGAGCTCCTGGACTAGGCTTAGTCTGCAGTGATATTGTGAAAGGAGTTCCTGCAATTTTCGGTCATTTTCTGACCTCCCTTCCTGCGATACACTCTATAATAGTGTTTGTCTGTATCAGGAATGTGCCGGTTCCTGTGGTTCCCCAAAGTGAAAGGTTTCTTTTCCAACGTGTATGCTCAAGGGGCTATCACATGTTCCGCTGCATAGCCAG GTAA
- the LOC120681928 gene encoding uncharacterized protein LOC120681928 — MVVFFDVRYLVDRVMFGMWRTACNYLIRFVHPTSTKSYESWLLLGFLQELRVLNGFADGQWRIPSSICHRFARIYKDKKPMLAAYPCFTTLVEDVLFLRIDHARDYVEWKVVQDKAAEMVKKMAYKVPELKNKLHVPRGPNNLYHVVSIGSSSHRRRVVKNLGRQQGTDIARVYLQLKKRLPSSSQGESNGFSASELEETLIALLEKALQAGRCYHHPQFPLHQGEGFPLLQMLDREKVHLTPLSINPHAENSSKQGVPPMQMLAKPPFLVKPLRGQVRQLEHSPKQDVLQSSAAVAFSETKSAMKLMSSQESQQDAARLGTRDLSE, encoded by the exons ATGGTTGTGTTCTTCGATGTGAGATACCTCGTTGATAGGGTCATGTTTGGCATGTGGCGGACGGCCTGCAACTATCTCATCCGCTTCGTTCACCCGACCTCAACGAAGAGCTACGAAAGCTGGCTCCTCCTGGGGTTCCTCCAGGAACTCAGGGTCCTCAACGGCTTCGCCGACGGCCAATGGAGGATACCATCCTCGATCTGCCACCGGTTCGCACGCATCTACAAGGACAAGAAACCTATGCTCGCTGCGTACCCTTGCTTCACCACCCTTGTTGAGGACGTCCTCTTCCTGCGCATAGATCATGCCAG GGACTACGTGGAATGGAAAGTAGTCCAGGACAAGGCGGCGGAGATGGTAAAAAAGATGGCCTACAAGGTGCCCGAGCTTAAGAACAAGCTGCATGTCCCTCGCGGCCCGAACAACCTGTACCACGTCGTGTCCATTGGATCCAG CTCTCATCGAAGGCGTGTCGTGAAGAACTTAGGCCGGCAACAAGGAACCGACATTGCTCGAGTCTATCTTCAGCTGAAGAAGAG ACTGCCTTCTTCAAGTCAGGGTGAAAGTAATGGTTTCTCAG CGAGTGAATTAGAGGAGACACTGATTGCACTACTTG AGAAAGCTTTGCAAGCTGGTAGGTGTTACCATCACCCTCAATTCCCTCTCCACCAAGGAGAAG GTTTCCCGCTCCTGCAGATGCTAGATAGGGAGAAGGTACATTTGACTCCATTATCGATCAACCCCCATGCTGAAAATTCATCCAAACAAG GTGTTCCGCCCATGCAGATGCTAGCTAAGCCTCCATTCTTGGTCAAACCCCTGAGAGGCCAAGTACGTCAACTCGAACATTCACCCAAGCAAG ATGTACTGCAGAGTTCTGCTGCTGTGGCCTTTTCAGAAACTAAGTCAG CCATGAAGCTTATGAGCTCTCAGGAGTCTCAACAAGATGCTGCTCGTCTAGGGACCAGGGATCTCTCAGAATAA
- the LOC120681926 gene encoding probable potassium transporter 15 isoform X2, which yields MFLALQTLAVVFGDIGIGPLYTFDVMFNKYPIQGEEDVLGALSLVLYTLILMPLVKYVLVVLWANDDGEGGIFALYSLICRNAKVSLIPNQVHSEKRMSSFRLKLPTPELERSIKVKEKLESSLLLKKLLLGLVLFGTSMFISNGVITPAMSVLSAVSGLKVGIRNTSQDVVVMISVALLVILFSVQRYATSKVGFALGPSLLVWFCCLGGIGIYNLSLFGPTAFMAFNPLYIIYYFGRNPFQAWLSLGGCLLCATGSEAIFSNLCHFPVRYVQYMFMLLVLPCLVLAYLGQAAFLIANPKSSEQVFFSSIPIGVFWPVFLVANLAALIASRTMTVAIFQCLKQSIALGCFPRLKIVHTSRKFMAKIYIPVVNWLLLVSCLGFIVLFRSIYDVGNAYAIAELGVMIMATVYVTIIMLLIWESNIVKVLSFVITFLFLELIFFSSALSSVGDGGWALLIFASVLFMIMFIWNYGSKLKYDSEVKQKLSKDLMRKLGPNLGTIRAPGLGLVCSDIVKGVPAIFGHFLTSLPAIHSIIVFVCIRNVPVPVVPQSERFLFQRVCSRGYHMFRCIARYGYKDKKQEHHSVFERLLIEGLEKFIQREAVELSLQSEDDVDSDEEPPTPVKIITAPNGSLYSLDVPLLADYTPSTEVIPEAICSTPQHDPVLDYAQNLELELAFIKQSKQSGAVYLIDSPIIKARKDSWFFKKLMINYFFAFLRNNCRRAIMLMSIPHSNMMQVRMTSYV from the exons ATGTTTCTTGCACTTCAGACTCTTGCTGTGGTGTTTGGGGATATTGGAATTGGTCCATTATATACATTTGATGTCATGTTTAACAAGTACCCTATTCAAGGAGAGGAGGATGTCCTTGGAGCTCTCTCACTTGTTCTGTATACTCTGATTTTGATGCCATTAGTGAAATATGTTCTAGTTGTCCTTTGGGCCAATGATGACGGTGAAG GGGGTATATTTGCCTTGTATTCTTTGATTTGTAGAAATGCAAAAGTGAGTCTCATTCCAAACCAAGTACATTCTGAGAAGAGGATGTCAAGTTTTCGACTCAAGCTTCCAACACCAGAACTTGAGAGATCCATAAAAGTAAAAGAGAAACTTGAATCGTCATTGTTGTTAAAGAAGTTGCTCTTAGGCTTAGTGTTGTTTGGGACTTCCATGTTCATATCAAATGGAGTTATCACACCAGCAATGTCAG TGTTGTCTGCTGTCAGTGGCTTGAAAGTTGGGATACGAAATACCTCTCAAG ATGTTGTGGTGATGATTTCAGTTGCACTTCTTGTAATATTGTTTAGTGTACAGAGGTATGCCACTAGCAAAGTGGGGTTTGCACTTGGCCcttctttacttgtatggtttTGTTGTCTTGGAGGTATTGGCATATACAATCTCAGTCTATTTGGGCCAACAGCTTTTATGGCATTTAATCCTCTCTACATCATTTATTATTTTGGGAGGAATCCTTTTCAGGCTTGGCTGTCCCTTGGTGGGTGTCTTTTATGTGCAACAG GATCTGAGGCCATCTTTTCGAATCTTTGTCACTTTCCTGTAAGATATGTTCAG TATATGTTTatgcttcttgttcttccttgcCTTGTCTTGGCATATCTAGGACAAGCTGCTTTTCTTATTGCCAACCCGAAGTCATCTGAGCAGGTCTTCTTTTCATCGATTCCAA TTGGAGTTTTCTGGCCTGTTTTCTTAGTGGCAAATTTGGCTGCACTAATTGCCAGTAGGACAATGACTGTTGCTATATTCCAGTGCCTAAAACAGTCTATAGCACTTGGTTGTTTTCCTCGGCTGAAAATTGTTCATACATCTCGAAAATTTATGGCTAAGATCTACATTCCTGTTGTAAACTGGCTCCTATTGGTTTCCTGCTTGGGATTTATCGTTCTGTTCAGAAGCATATATGATGTTGGCAATGCATATG CTATAGCAGAGCTTGGAGTGATGATAATGGCCACTGTTTATGTTACAATCATCATGCTTCTAATATGGGAGTCCAATATTGTTAAGGTTCTGTCATTTGTTATCACATTCCTCTTCTTGGAGCTGATTTTCTTCTCCTCAGCTCTGAGTAGTGTTGGAGATGGAGGTTGGGCACTGTTGATTTTTGCATCTGTTCTATTCATGATTATGTTTATATGGAACTATGGGAGCAAACTGAAGTATGACAGTGAAGTCAAGCAGAAGCTTTCAAAGGATTTAATGAGAAAATTGGGGCCCAACCTTGGTACCATCAGAGCTCCTGGACTAGGCTTAGTCTGCAGTGATATTGTGAAAGGAGTTCCTGCAATTTTCGGTCATTTTCTGACCTCCCTTCCTGCGATACACTCTATAATAGTGTTTGTCTGTATCAGGAATGTGCCGGTTCCTGTGGTTCCCCAAAGTGAAAGGTTTCTTTTCCAACGTGTATGCTCAAGGGGCTATCACATGTTCCGCTGCATAGCCAG ATACGGGTACAAagacaagaagcaggagcaccaCAGTGTATTTGAGCGTCTCCTAATAGAAGGCCTCGAAAAATTCATACAAAGGGAGGCAGTAGAGTTATCCCTACAAAGCGAAGACGATGTCGACTCTGATGAAGAGCCTCCAACCCCTGTGAAGATCATCACAGCGCCAAATGGCAGCCTCTACTCCCTCGACGTCCCTCTACTGGCAGACTACACGCCTTCAACAGAGGTCATTCCTGAAGCCATCTGCTCAACGCCTCAGCACGATCCTGTACTGGACTACGCACAGAACCTCGAACTGGAGCTGGCATTCATCAAGCAGTCAAAGCAGTCTGGTGCCGTCTATCTCATCGACAGCCCCATCATCAAGGCCAGGAAGGACTCATGGTTCTTCAAGAAGCTGATGATAAACTATTTCTTCGCATTCCTGAGGAACAACTGCCGCCGGGCGATCATGTTGATGAGCATCCCACACTCGAACATGATGCAGGTGCGCATGACTTCTTATGTCTAA